A region of Methyloversatilis discipulorum DNA encodes the following proteins:
- a CDS encoding carboxymuconolactone decarboxylase family protein — MARIAPLPIESTPDMAADFAFFERTLGFVPNSLRTMAWRPALAKGLIALSRGVYDPAGEVDLGFKRLVGHVASMAAGCLYCRAHTATSALRHGVAAEKMAAVADYRTSPLFSDAERVALDFALAAASQPNDVSDELFARLRAHWSEGQIVELLGVIALFGFFNRWNDSLATTLESEPLQTAGSVLANTGWTAGKHAAGDKDIPA, encoded by the coding sequence ATGGCACGCATCGCACCCCTTCCGATCGAGTCCACGCCGGACATGGCGGCCGACTTCGCCTTCTTCGAACGCACGCTGGGCTTCGTGCCGAACAGCCTGCGCACGATGGCCTGGCGGCCGGCGCTGGCGAAGGGCCTGATCGCGTTGAGCCGCGGCGTGTACGACCCGGCGGGCGAGGTCGACCTGGGCTTCAAGCGCCTGGTCGGACACGTCGCCAGCATGGCGGCCGGCTGCCTGTACTGCCGCGCGCACACCGCCACCAGCGCGCTGCGCCACGGTGTCGCCGCGGAAAAGATGGCGGCGGTTGCCGACTACCGGACCAGCCCGCTGTTCTCCGATGCCGAACGCGTGGCGCTCGACTTCGCGCTGGCTGCCGCCAGCCAGCCGAACGACGTGAGCGACGAACTGTTCGCCCGCCTGCGTGCGCACTGGAGCGAAGGCCAGATCGTCGAGCTGCTCGGCGTGATCGCGCTGTTCGGCTTCTTCAACCGCTGGAACGATTCACTGGCAACGACGCTTGAGTCCGAGCCCCTTCAAACCGCCGGCAGCGTGCTCGCGAACACCGGCTGGACGGCCGGCAAGCATGCCGCCGGAGACAAGGACATCCCCGCATGA
- a CDS encoding phenol hydroxylase subunit P4 yields the protein MQVAAVKDYVGVPRDVVDNFHGNQLVYIGWDDHLMFAAPLAFPFPPTLRFGDIVEKVLPGAYGYHPDWSKIDWSKVEWMKSGEPWTPHFNRTLAENGIGHKDALRFRTPGLTGIKGSCS from the coding sequence ATGCAAGTCGCAGCAGTGAAGGACTACGTCGGCGTGCCGCGCGACGTGGTCGACAACTTCCACGGCAACCAGCTCGTCTATATCGGCTGGGATGATCACCTGATGTTCGCCGCACCGCTGGCCTTCCCCTTCCCGCCGACCCTGCGCTTCGGCGACATCGTCGAGAAGGTGCTGCCCGGCGCCTACGGCTACCACCCGGACTGGTCGAAGATCGACTGGTCGAAGGTCGAGTGGATGAAGTCCGGCGAGCCGTGGACGCCGCACTTTAACCGCACGCTGGCGGAGAACGGCATCGGCCACAAGGACGCGCTGCGCTTCCGTACGCCCGGCCTGACCGGCATCAAGGGATCGTGCAGCTGA
- the dmpH gene encoding 2-oxo-3-hexenedioate decarboxylase, translated as MNLDRTTIALLAERLENCELEARDTTKITDDHPDMDWEDAYAVQDAIRARKLARGARIVGLKAGLTSRAKMKQMGVEDPVFGFLVDDFAVADGGDIDTTKLIHPKVEPEIAFVTKAPLKGPGCHIAAVLAATDFVVPAIEIIDSRYRDFKFDLKSVVADNCSSSRFVVGGTATPVEGLDLRTLGVVLEKNGQPVALGAGAAVLGHPAAAIAMLANMLGRRGEEIPAGTLILSGGITEAVAVAAGDSVSLRIQSLGATSVRFV; from the coding sequence ATGAATCTCGACCGCACCACCATCGCGCTGCTCGCCGAGCGCCTCGAAAACTGCGAGCTGGAAGCGCGCGACACCACCAAGATCACCGATGACCACCCGGACATGGACTGGGAGGACGCCTACGCGGTGCAGGACGCGATACGCGCCCGCAAGCTGGCGCGCGGCGCACGCATCGTCGGCCTGAAGGCCGGACTCACCTCGCGCGCCAAGATGAAGCAGATGGGCGTCGAAGACCCGGTATTCGGCTTCCTGGTCGATGACTTCGCGGTCGCCGACGGCGGCGACATCGATACGACGAAGCTCATCCACCCCAAGGTCGAGCCGGAAATCGCCTTCGTCACCAAGGCGCCGCTGAAGGGCCCGGGCTGCCACATCGCCGCCGTGCTCGCCGCCACCGACTTCGTCGTTCCGGCCATCGAAATCATCGATTCGCGCTACCGCGATTTCAAGTTCGACCTGAAGAGCGTGGTCGCCGACAACTGCTCGTCGTCGCGCTTCGTGGTCGGCGGTACCGCGACGCCGGTCGAGGGCCTGGACCTGCGCACGCTGGGCGTGGTGCTGGAAAAGAACGGGCAGCCGGTGGCGCTCGGCGCCGGTGCCGCGGTGCTCGGCCACCCGGCGGCGGCCATCGCCATGCTGGCCAACATGCTGGGCCGGCGCGGCGAAGAGATCCCGGCCGGCACGCTCATCCTGTCCGGCGGCATCACCGAAGCGGTGGCTGTCGCGGCCGGCGACAGCGTGTCGCTGCGCATCCAGTCGCTCGGGGCGACCAGCGTCCGTTTTGTCTGA
- a CDS encoding GlcG/HbpS family heme-binding protein, producing MDVAARQSTVSWEAASAAVIAAVAHAASVGACVNAAVVDRAGQLVSFLRMPGAPLHSVDIAIDKAYTAASFGLPTGDWAAAFSSHSDAVRQGLPLRPRMVMFGGGLPLVVAGERIGGIGISGGSEAQDEDCARAALAALDLTSAR from the coding sequence ATGGACGTGGCAGCGCGGCAATCGACAGTGAGCTGGGAGGCGGCATCGGCGGCGGTCATCGCGGCCGTGGCGCACGCAGCGTCCGTCGGCGCCTGCGTCAATGCAGCGGTGGTCGATCGCGCCGGCCAGCTGGTGTCCTTCCTGCGCATGCCGGGCGCCCCGCTGCACTCGGTCGATATCGCGATCGACAAGGCCTATACCGCCGCCAGCTTCGGCCTGCCGACCGGCGACTGGGCGGCCGCCTTCTCATCCCATTCCGACGCAGTCCGCCAGGGGCTGCCGCTGCGCCCGCGCATGGTCATGTTCGGCGGCGGCCTGCCGCTGGTGGTGGCCGGCGAACGCATCGGCGGCATCGGCATTTCCGGCGGCTCCGAGGCGCAGGACGAAGACTGCGCCCGCGCCGCGCTCGCGGCGCTTGATTTGACCTCGGCGCGCTGA
- a CDS encoding 4-oxalocrotonate tautomerase: protein MPFAQINMIEGRTEDQKRAVIEKVTQALVEAVGAPRETVRVMIVEVPSSHWGIGGVSAKDRGR, encoded by the coding sequence ATGCCATTTGCACAGATCAACATGATCGAAGGTCGCACCGAAGACCAGAAGCGCGCCGTCATCGAGAAGGTGACGCAGGCGCTGGTCGAGGCGGTCGGCGCGCCGCGTGAAACGGTGCGCGTGATGATCGTCGAGGTACCCAGTTCGCATTGGGGAATCGGCGGCGTCAGCGCCAAGGACCGCGGGCGCTAG
- a CDS encoding GntR family transcriptional regulator, protein MDQLITGDFQVNGDAYEPKTLVDGAYRQLRRDIIEGRHAPGAKLRVEHLKDEYEVGAGTLREALALLVSDSLVVAQGQRGFRVAPISLADLEDITRTRVMLESEALRQSIAHGDEAWEGNLVSAFHLLTRAEEKLAGDLDGSVNEWEERNRVFHETLIGACGSRWIRHFLAILYRQSERYRRISVLNRPVPQDVHEEHEQIFKAAIARDADEASRLLSGHIWRAFHTVSAVPEFAQESASRKVANGR, encoded by the coding sequence ATGGATCAGCTGATTACCGGCGACTTCCAGGTCAACGGCGACGCCTACGAGCCGAAGACACTGGTCGATGGCGCCTACCGGCAACTGCGGCGCGACATCATCGAAGGCCGCCACGCCCCCGGCGCGAAGCTTCGGGTCGAGCACCTGAAGGACGAGTACGAGGTGGGCGCCGGCACGCTGCGCGAGGCATTGGCGCTGCTGGTGAGCGACTCGCTGGTGGTCGCTCAGGGTCAGCGCGGCTTTCGCGTGGCGCCCATATCGCTGGCCGACCTCGAGGACATCACGCGCACCCGGGTGATGCTCGAAAGCGAGGCGCTGCGGCAGAGCATTGCCCACGGCGATGAGGCGTGGGAAGGCAATCTGGTGAGTGCCTTCCACCTGCTGACCCGGGCCGAGGAAAAGCTGGCTGGCGACCTGGATGGCAGCGTGAACGAGTGGGAGGAGCGTAACCGCGTGTTCCACGAAACGCTGATCGGCGCCTGCGGCTCGCGCTGGATCCGCCACTTCCTGGCCATCCTGTACCGGCAGTCGGAACGCTACCGTCGCATATCGGTGCTGAACCGGCCGGTGCCGCAGGATGTGCACGAAGAACACGAACAGATTTTCAAGGCGGCCATCGCGCGCGACGCCGACGAAGCCAGCCGCCTGCTGTCCGGCCACATCTGGCGGGCCTTCCACACGGTGTCCGCAGTTCCGGAGTTCGCGCAGGAATCGGCAAGCCGCAAGGTAGCGAACGGGCGCTGA
- a CDS encoding 2Fe-2S iron-sulfur cluster binding domain-containing protein, with the protein MGRSYSIVLDGIGREYLCADTQNALRGMEALGGRGIPVGCRQGGCGVCKVEVLSGTYTAGVMSRSQISEEEEGRRCVLACRIYPTSDLRLKVVGKMARSVEALKQEAAKKG; encoded by the coding sequence ATGGGGCGTTCGTACAGCATCGTGCTCGACGGCATCGGCCGCGAATACCTGTGTGCGGACACGCAGAACGCGCTGCGCGGCATGGAGGCGCTGGGCGGCCGCGGCATCCCGGTCGGCTGCCGTCAGGGCGGCTGCGGCGTGTGCAAGGTGGAGGTGCTGTCCGGCACCTACACCGCCGGCGTCATGAGCCGCAGCCAGATCAGCGAGGAAGAGGAGGGCCGCCGGTGCGTGCTTGCCTGCCGCATCTATCCGACCAGCGACCTGCGGCTCAAGGTGGTCGGCAAGATGGCGCGCAGCGTCGAGGCGCTGAAGCAGGAGGCGGCGAAAAAGGGCTGA
- a CDS encoding 2-hydroxymuconic semialdehyde dehydrogenase has translation MKQISHFINGEFVAGREGRRFDKRSPLDNRVIASVSEAGRDEVNAAVAAARAALDGPWGRMTVTERTELLYAVANEINRRFDDFVAAEVADTGKPVSLASHLDIPRGAANFKIFADVVKNVPGEFFEMATPDGRGAINYALRRPVGVVGVVCPWNLPLLLMTWKVGPALACGNTVVVKPSEETPQTAALLGEVMNAVGVPPGVYNVVHGFGPDSAGEFLTTHPGVNAITFTGETRTGEAIMKAAAGGARPVSLEMGGKNPAIVFADCDFDAAIAGTLRSAFANCGQVCLGTERVYVERPLFERFVAALKQGAEALVMGRPEDDATGMGPLISAEHKQKVLSYYRRAVEEGATVVTGGGVPDMQGELANGAWVQPTIWTGLPESAAVVREEIFGPCCHIAPFDREEDVIRMANDTQYGLAASVWTSDLTRGHRVAASLETGLVWVNAWFLRDLRTPFGGAKQSGIGREGGVHSLEFYTELKNVCVKL, from the coding sequence ATGAAACAGATCAGCCACTTCATCAACGGCGAGTTCGTTGCCGGCCGCGAAGGCCGTCGCTTCGACAAGCGCTCGCCGCTGGACAACCGCGTCATCGCCTCGGTCAGCGAAGCGGGACGCGACGAGGTGAATGCCGCGGTCGCCGCTGCGCGCGCCGCGCTCGATGGCCCGTGGGGTCGCATGACGGTGACCGAACGCACCGAACTGCTGTACGCGGTCGCCAATGAGATCAACCGCCGCTTCGACGACTTCGTCGCGGCCGAAGTGGCCGACACCGGCAAGCCGGTCAGCCTGGCCAGCCATCTCGACATTCCGCGCGGTGCGGCCAACTTCAAGATCTTCGCCGACGTGGTCAAGAACGTGCCGGGCGAGTTCTTCGAAATGGCGACGCCGGACGGCCGCGGCGCGATCAATTACGCGCTGCGCCGCCCGGTCGGCGTGGTCGGCGTCGTGTGTCCGTGGAACCTGCCGCTGCTGCTGATGACCTGGAAGGTCGGCCCGGCGCTGGCCTGCGGCAATACCGTGGTGGTGAAGCCGTCGGAAGAGACGCCGCAGACGGCGGCGCTGCTCGGCGAGGTGATGAACGCGGTCGGCGTGCCGCCCGGCGTCTACAACGTGGTGCACGGTTTCGGGCCGGATTCGGCCGGCGAATTCCTGACCACCCACCCGGGCGTCAATGCCATCACCTTCACCGGCGAGACGCGCACCGGCGAAGCCATCATGAAGGCCGCCGCCGGCGGCGCGCGGCCGGTGTCGCTGGAAATGGGCGGCAAGAACCCGGCCATCGTGTTCGCCGACTGCGACTTCGACGCCGCCATCGCCGGCACGCTGCGTTCGGCCTTTGCCAACTGCGGTCAGGTCTGCCTCGGTACCGAGCGCGTCTATGTCGAGCGCCCGCTGTTCGAGCGCTTCGTCGCCGCGCTGAAGCAGGGTGCCGAGGCGTTGGTCATGGGCCGGCCGGAGGACGACGCCACCGGCATGGGCCCGCTGATCTCGGCCGAGCACAAGCAGAAGGTGCTGTCCTATTACCGCCGCGCGGTGGAAGAGGGCGCCACCGTCGTCACCGGCGGCGGCGTACCGGACATGCAGGGCGAACTGGCCAACGGCGCCTGGGTGCAGCCGACGATCTGGACCGGTCTGCCGGAAAGCGCCGCTGTCGTGCGCGAGGAAATTTTCGGGCCCTGCTGTCACATCGCCCCCTTCGACCGCGAAGAGGACGTGATCCGCATGGCCAATGACACGCAGTACGGCCTGGCGGCATCCGTCTGGACATCGGACCTCACCCGTGGCCATCGCGTCGCCGCCTCGCTCGAAACCGGTCTGGTGTGGGTGAACGCCTGGTTCCTGCGCGACCTGCGCACGCCTTTCGGCGGCGCCAAGCAGTCGGGCATCGGCCGCGAAGGCGGCGTGCATTCGCTCGAGTTCTACACCGAGCTGAAGAACGTGTGCGTGAAGCTGTGA
- a CDS encoding alpha/beta fold hydrolase, producing the protein MNAPLNPEIARSIVAAGIKTNYHDLGSGFPLLMLHGSGPGVSAWANWRLVMPQLAERARVIAPDMAGFGYTERRPDLRYDMDTWVAQAVGMLDALGIEQADLVGNSFGGGLALQVAIRHPQRIRRLVLMGSVGVRFDITPALDAVWGYTPSIETMRGLLDLFAYDRSLVNDDLAKLRYEATIRPGFQESFASMFPAPRQRWVDAMASNVEDIKALPHETLVIHGREDQVIPLDTSLTLAQWIPNAQLHVYGKCGHWTQIEHAARFARLVGDFLTE; encoded by the coding sequence ATGAACGCACCACTGAATCCGGAAATCGCCCGCAGCATCGTCGCCGCCGGCATCAAGACCAACTACCACGACCTGGGCAGCGGCTTTCCGCTGCTCATGCTGCACGGCTCCGGTCCCGGCGTCAGCGCCTGGGCGAACTGGCGGCTGGTGATGCCGCAGCTTGCCGAACGCGCCCGCGTGATCGCGCCGGACATGGCCGGTTTCGGCTACACCGAGCGTCGCCCCGACCTCCGCTACGACATGGACACCTGGGTCGCCCAGGCCGTCGGCATGCTGGATGCGCTCGGCATCGAACAGGCCGATCTGGTGGGCAACAGCTTCGGCGGCGGACTGGCGCTGCAGGTTGCCATCCGTCACCCGCAGCGCATCCGCCGTCTGGTGCTGATGGGCAGCGTCGGCGTGCGCTTCGACATCACGCCGGCGCTCGACGCGGTATGGGGCTACACGCCGTCGATCGAAACCATGCGCGGCCTGCTCGACCTGTTCGCCTACGACCGTTCGCTGGTGAATGACGATCTGGCCAAGCTGCGCTACGAAGCCACCATCCGCCCGGGCTTCCAGGAGTCTTTCGCGTCCATGTTTCCGGCGCCGCGCCAGCGCTGGGTTGATGCCATGGCCAGCAATGTTGAGGACATCAAGGCGCTGCCGCACGAAACGCTGGTGATCCACGGCCGCGAGGACCAGGTCATCCCGCTCGATACCTCGCTCACGCTGGCCCAGTGGATACCGAACGCCCAGCTGCACGTGTACGGCAAGTGCGGCCACTGGACGCAGATCGAGCACGCCGCGCGCTTCGCGCGTCTGGTCGGCGACTTCCTTACTGAATGA
- a CDS encoding NADH:ubiquinone reductase (Na(+)-transporting) subunit F has protein sequence MAYALTIEPLGQTLEVEDDQTVLDACLRAGIWLPHACCHGLCATCKVQVTDGEVDHGEASDFALMDFEREEGKTLACCARLQSDVTIEADIDEEPDARNIPVEDFHGTVSRIEQLTPTIKGLFIRLERPLDFQAGQYINLDIGAEPGMSRAFSLANPPSTGDEVELNIRIVPGGRGTTWIHEALNAGDRVKLSGPYGRFFVRASAEKPLIFMAGGSGLSSPRSMILDLLAKGYAQPITLVYGARNRAELYYHDDFAALAAAHPSFSYIPALSDEPAGSDWAGFRGYAHEAALAHFREDFRGHQAYLCGPPVMIDACINALMQGRLFERDIYTEKFFSAADAQQVRSPLFRKI, from the coding sequence ATGGCTTACGCGCTGACCATAGAACCGCTCGGCCAGACGCTGGAGGTCGAGGACGACCAGACGGTGCTGGATGCCTGCCTGCGGGCGGGCATCTGGCTGCCGCATGCCTGCTGTCACGGCCTGTGCGCCACCTGCAAGGTGCAGGTGACCGACGGCGAGGTGGACCACGGCGAGGCGTCCGACTTCGCGCTGATGGATTTCGAGCGGGAAGAAGGCAAGACCCTGGCCTGCTGCGCGCGGCTGCAGAGCGACGTGACGATAGAGGCGGACATCGACGAGGAACCGGACGCGCGCAATATTCCGGTCGAGGATTTCCACGGCACGGTGAGCCGCATCGAACAGCTGACGCCGACGATCAAGGGACTGTTCATTCGCCTCGAGCGGCCGCTCGACTTCCAGGCCGGTCAGTACATCAACCTCGACATCGGCGCCGAGCCGGGCATGTCGCGCGCGTTCTCGCTGGCCAATCCGCCCTCCACCGGCGACGAGGTCGAACTGAACATCCGCATCGTGCCCGGCGGTCGCGGCACCACCTGGATACACGAGGCGCTGAATGCGGGCGACCGGGTGAAGCTGTCCGGTCCCTACGGCCGCTTCTTCGTGCGCGCGTCGGCGGAGAAACCGCTCATCTTCATGGCCGGCGGATCCGGGCTTTCGAGCCCGCGCTCGATGATTCTCGACCTGCTGGCCAAGGGCTACGCGCAGCCGATCACGCTGGTGTATGGCGCGCGCAACCGGGCCGAGCTGTACTACCACGACGATTTCGCTGCACTGGCGGCGGCGCATCCGAGCTTCAGCTACATTCCGGCGCTGTCCGACGAACCGGCGGGCAGCGACTGGGCCGGCTTCCGCGGCTACGCGCACGAGGCCGCACTGGCCCACTTCCGCGAGGATTTTCGCGGCCACCAGGCCTATCTGTGCGGACCACCGGTCATGATCGACGCCTGCATCAACGCGCTGATGCAGGGCCGGCTGTTCGAGCGTGACATCTACACCGAGAAGTTCTTCTCGGCCGCCGATGCGCAGCAGGTGCGCAGCCCGCTGTTCAGGAAGATCTGA
- the dmpE gene encoding 2-oxopent-4-enoate hydratase — translation MMQADKIQRYGDELYAALTTRETVAPLTSREPDITIEDAYHIQQRMIARRLDAGERVVGKKIGVTSKVVQNMLNVHQPDFGYLLDGMIYNEGESIAANSLIQPRAEGEIAFILKHDIMGPGVTGADVLRATECVMPCFEIVDSRITDWKIRIQDTVADNASCGVFVLGDRAVSPRNLDLGLCGMVLELNGDIVGTGAGAAALGHPVNAVVWLANTLGRLGIPLKAGEVILSGSLAALIPVKAGDSLRIAIGGLGGCSVRFV, via the coding sequence ATGATGCAAGCCGACAAGATCCAGCGCTACGGCGACGAGCTGTACGCCGCGCTCACTACCCGCGAAACCGTGGCGCCGCTGACCAGCCGCGAACCGGACATCACGATCGAGGATGCCTACCACATCCAGCAGCGCATGATTGCGCGCCGGCTCGACGCCGGCGAGCGCGTGGTCGGCAAGAAGATCGGCGTTACGTCGAAAGTCGTGCAGAACATGCTGAACGTGCACCAGCCGGACTTCGGCTACCTGCTCGACGGCATGATCTACAACGAGGGCGAGTCGATCGCTGCCAACTCGCTGATCCAGCCGCGCGCCGAGGGCGAGATCGCCTTCATCCTCAAGCACGACATCATGGGCCCCGGCGTCACCGGCGCCGACGTGCTGCGCGCCACCGAGTGCGTGATGCCCTGCTTCGAAATCGTCGATTCGCGCATCACCGACTGGAAGATCCGCATCCAGGACACCGTGGCCGACAACGCATCGTGCGGCGTGTTCGTGCTCGGCGACCGCGCGGTGTCGCCGCGCAATCTCGACCTCGGCCTGTGCGGCATGGTGCTGGAGCTGAACGGCGACATCGTCGGCACCGGCGCCGGTGCCGCCGCCCTCGGCCATCCGGTCAACGCCGTCGTCTGGCTCGCCAACACGCTGGGCCGTCTCGGCATTCCGCTCAAGGCGGGCGAAGTGATCCTGTCCGGTTCGCTCGCCGCCCTCATTCCGGTCAAGGCCGGCGACAGCCTGCGCATCGCCATCGGCGGCCTCGGCGGCTGCTCGGTGCGCTTCGTCTAG
- a CDS encoding acetaldehyde dehydrogenase (acetylating), with the protein MNKIKCALIGPGNIGTDLLYKLKRSPVLEPVWMVGIDPASEGLARARDMGIKTTSDGVDGLLPHVMADGIQIAFDATSAYVHAENSRKLNALGVMMIDLTPAAIGPFCVPPVNLKEHVGKREMNVNMVTCGGQATIPMVAAVSRVQKVSYGEIVATVSSRSVGPGTRKNIDEFTRTTSGAIERVGGAAKGKAIIVINPAEPPLIMRDTIHCITESAPRAAEIEESVHDMIRQVQAYVPGYRLVNGPVIDMDTHRVSIFMEVAGLGDYLPKYAGNLDIMTAAAARTAEMFAEEILNGSLSLEPVPA; encoded by the coding sequence ATGAACAAGATCAAGTGCGCACTGATCGGGCCGGGCAATATCGGCACCGATCTGCTCTACAAGCTCAAGCGCAGCCCGGTGCTGGAACCGGTCTGGATGGTGGGCATCGACCCGGCGTCCGAAGGTCTGGCGCGCGCCCGCGACATGGGCATCAAGACCACCAGCGACGGCGTCGACGGCCTGCTGCCGCACGTCATGGCGGACGGCATACAGATCGCCTTCGACGCCACCAGCGCCTACGTGCATGCCGAGAACTCGCGCAAGCTCAATGCGCTGGGCGTGATGATGATCGACCTCACGCCGGCCGCCATCGGCCCCTTCTGCGTGCCGCCGGTGAATCTGAAGGAACACGTCGGCAAGCGCGAAATGAACGTGAACATGGTCACCTGCGGTGGCCAAGCGACGATCCCGATGGTTGCCGCCGTGAGCCGCGTGCAGAAGGTGAGCTATGGAGAGATCGTCGCCACCGTCTCCAGCCGCTCGGTCGGTCCGGGCACGCGCAAGAACATCGACGAATTCACCCGCACCACCTCGGGCGCCATCGAGCGGGTCGGCGGCGCCGCCAAGGGCAAGGCCATCATCGTGATCAACCCGGCCGAGCCGCCGCTGATCATGCGCGACACCATCCACTGCATCACCGAATCGGCGCCGCGTGCCGCCGAAATCGAGGAATCGGTGCACGACATGATCCGCCAGGTGCAGGCCTACGTGCCCGGTTACCGGCTGGTCAATGGCCCGGTGATCGACATGGACACCCACCGCGTGTCCATCTTCATGGAGGTCGCCGGCCTCGGCGACTACCTGCCGAAGTACGCCGGCAATCTCGACATCATGACCGCCGCCGCCGCGCGCACGGCCGAGATGTTCGCCGAAGAAATCCTGAACGGCTCGCTCTCGCTCGAGCCCGTCCCCGCTTGA
- the dmpG gene encoding 4-hydroxy-2-oxovalerate aldolase, with the protein MNLKGKKVTLHDNTLRDGMHPKRHQITLDQMLAVARGLDEAGMPLIEVTHGDGLGGASVNYGFPLHSDEEYLSTVIPAMKNTKVSALLLPGIGTVDHLRMAHELGVHTIRVATHCTEADVSEQHIGLARKLEMDTVGFLMMAHMIEPDKLVAQAKLMESYGANCVYVTDSAGYMLPDDVTARVSAVRQALKPETEIGFHGHHNMSMGVSNSLAAIEAGASRIDGSTNGLGAGAGNTPLEVFVAVANRMGIETGVDLYRIMDVAEDLVLPMMEHLVRIDRDSLTLGYAGVYSSFLLFAKRAGAKYGIAPRDILMELGRRGMVGGQEDMIEDTAITMARERAAAVAGV; encoded by the coding sequence ATGAATCTCAAGGGCAAGAAGGTCACGCTGCACGACAACACGCTGCGCGACGGCATGCATCCGAAGCGCCACCAGATCACGCTGGACCAGATGCTGGCGGTGGCGCGCGGCCTCGACGAGGCGGGCATGCCGCTGATCGAGGTCACCCACGGTGACGGCCTCGGCGGCGCCTCGGTGAACTACGGTTTCCCGTTGCACAGCGACGAGGAGTATCTGAGCACCGTCATCCCGGCGATGAAGAACACCAAGGTGTCGGCGCTGCTGCTGCCGGGCATCGGCACCGTCGATCACCTGCGCATGGCGCACGAACTGGGCGTGCACACGATACGGGTGGCCACCCACTGCACCGAAGCCGACGTGTCGGAACAGCACATCGGTCTGGCGCGCAAGCTGGAGATGGACACCGTGGGCTTCCTGATGATGGCCCACATGATCGAGCCGGACAAACTCGTCGCGCAGGCGAAGCTGATGGAAAGCTACGGCGCCAACTGCGTGTACGTGACCGACTCCGCCGGCTACATGCTGCCGGACGACGTGACGGCGCGCGTCAGCGCGGTGCGCCAAGCGCTGAAGCCTGAAACAGAGATCGGTTTCCACGGCCACCACAACATGTCGATGGGCGTGTCGAACTCGCTGGCGGCGATCGAAGCCGGTGCCAGCCGCATCGACGGCTCGACCAACGGTCTGGGCGCCGGTGCCGGCAACACGCCGCTGGAAGTGTTCGTCGCGGTGGCCAACCGCATGGGCATCGAAACCGGTGTCGACCTTTACCGCATCATGGACGTGGCCGAAGACCTGGTGCTGCCGATGATGGAACACCTGGTGCGTATCGACCGCGATTCGCTGACGCTGGGCTATGCCGGCGTCTATTCCTCCTTCCTGCTGTTCGCCAAGCGCGCTGGCGCCAAGTACGGCATCGCGCCGCGCGACATCCTGATGGAACTGGGCCGCCGCGGCATGGTGGGCGGGCAGGAGGACATGATCGAGGACACAGCGATCACGATGGCGCGCGAGCGCGCCGCTGCTGTGGCGGGGGTCTGA